GTATGCATGGTCCCATGTATGTGTGTTCATGGTTCCTTAAATTTTTTTTGTGTATGTGTGTTCATCACCAATAAAATGCTCAACAAGAACAGTGGATCAACGTACACACATTATTGGTCCATCCATTATTCATGCATGTCCAATGACCAAATTAAAAGCATACACTTGTATATCTTGTTTAACTAAAAGCAAGGTTTTCAGGTAACAATAGCTTGTTTCTTAAAATGCTACTAGCACGTGAAAGCAAATATGGCTAGGGAAATTATAGATTGATTATGGAGGTGCATAGCACGTACACATATATAGGCAAGGGTTCTAGGGTTAGGAGGAACCCTTGCCTATCCTACAAGAAAACCCTAGAGAGGGGGGCTTAAGCTCAATTACATATTCTAACAGCATGAAATAAACAAATTAATGTTTCCACAAAGGGGAAAATACTCTGAAAAATATGTTACTGTAGCAATAATTGTTTTAACCGCATTATATGTTTAATTGTTTATTATGCTACATTTATAAAGAGAAGAGGAGCTATCTGCATATCTGAGATGGACAACATAAGTCCTTCACGTGGTGGGGATGGACTGGAGGTGGCTAGAGCTCGCGAGGTGAAATTGTGGGTGATTTGGAAATGATGAGCTGGATGCATGTTTCAGTCAACACACATGAATGGTCGTGTGGCACGGCTGTGTACTGAAAGACTACAAACATTCAGTAATCAAGCCAAAGTACCTCCACACTAATGGGTTCCATTTCCATACTCCTGCAAACCATAAAGCCTCCACTTTGGTCCTTATCTGTGGGTGTATCATGCTACGGTGCAACATCATAAAAATCAGTGTTTGACATGCTACTCCCCAAGATAGCCGGGGGACCAAATAAGCAACGATCTGCAGGCAGCGGTCTATAAGCTAGCAGGCTTAACGGGAGAAACACGCAGACGAATCCGTACGGAGGATGCCCCAACACTAGCGTCCTTTGCTTTCTGGTTCTCAATTCATTGTAGCTTCTAAAAGACAGAGACCAATGAGCCTATTGATTGTCGAATACAGCGTTGCACACCATGTGTACGAGTGCGTGCATGCGATCGAGCACATGAGATGGACCAAGATCTACTAGTGCTCTACAACGTGGAGCTACTTTGAGTAGAGCCTCGAATTAACATGGAGAAGGAGTTGAGTGTGGAAATGCACAGACATGCATGCTAATGTACACTGGGCAAGAGCATGCAAGTTCCAGTTCGAGGCGTGGTGGTGTCTGTCAGATATTTGCTTTGATCACTACTTGAATAGTCAAATGTGCAGTACAAAGCTTTTGAAGGTGGTTGGGGTTAGTTGCATATACCAGCATGGTTTTCTTAGTCTTAAATAAGTATGAATAGCAGATGCACTAGTAGAAATTAAAGGTATACACAGGAAGAGGTGGCAAGCAAATTTAATTTATCAGTTTTGTATATCTTATTTAAGTTGCAAAAATAATTGATTTAACCGAAGAATACACCTATGTTTACATGAAAGAAATGCTGAATAAactaaaaagagagagaaatgaCAAATTAAAACTTTGACCAATAATGACAAGACTGATTTGGAAACATTAGCATGTCGATTGGGCTAACTTAAGATACTGATCACAAGTGATGAAGGCAAAGGAGGTTATGCAGTGCAGTGATGGCAAATTGGGGCAACTAGCTCTTAAACTTGCCCAATTGACTTGGAATATGTATATGAGCAAATGGATGTGCAGTGTAATACTCAACGGAGCAAGAATGCTTGGATTTAAATCTTACCTTCTTCTTGTAGGTTTCAGTCTGTGTGGTGATCACATGATACTGcaaaatcaaatgaaaaaaaaaagatcagaaAAGGAGATATAGAAGGTTAAAACATGAACATGCATGAGATGAAATTGTACACGGATTTTAAATTACAGTCAATTCTCTCCCAGCTTTTATTTTGAGAACAAGAACCAGTCCTTGTACACAAAAACAAATGTCACAGCAAAACGTTGCTGTTTAATTTTGATGTCAAAATAACGAATAGAACATAGATGCATGCATCCATAAGGATTAAGGAATGAACCAGGAGTATCATATTCTCCAAGTGTCATAAATCTTCTGTTAACTTCACACTCACGAAAAAAAAACGCACACAGATCTACCAATGAAAGACAATATTCACAAACAAATCAGGAAACGCAGATCTACAAAGGAGCATGAAATATGAACAGATCCAAAGAGGACATCATCAGTGTGCAGAAGAGGTAGATCTAGCTTGGAGAGATGAACCAAAAGGTTAGGGTTTGTACGTGCCTTCCTGTGGCGAACCTCCTTGAGAGCGGTGTCAACATTTTGCTCAAGACCGCGCAGCTCGTCGAACTCCAGACTGTCCAGATCTTCACCCATCCTTTGCCTGAACGCACAAATCAAGcatcaaagttaaccaaactTTGCGAATTAATCCCCAATCTTCCTCAGAAATCCCCATGAAAAAccaaagagagagaggaaagaggAAAGTGATCCCGTGCTGACCTAATCTCCGTGCGCAGGTTGCGATTGATGTCCTTGAGATGGCTCAGCGTGCGCTGCATATTCTGCAGAAGTCAAAACAATTAAAACACAGGATTCTGTTTCAGATCTCATCATCTCATGGACAGATGAGGTGTAAAGCAGCGAGTAGGTAGTTTGCTGATGCAAAAAAGAGAGGGAAAGGATCAATCACCTCATACTGCTCGATCCATAGGCTGGTCCCGATGGCCTGCTGGTAGCGGTCAAAGATGGTCTTGATGCTGCAATCAGTCAATCAAACAATCAAGAACACAGCAGCCACCGACAGAAGAAGCTAAATTGAGCaggtggtgaagaagaagaagaagaagaagaagagaatcaTGAGCACTGCTTACTCGGTTCCTGGGCTGCAGAACTCGTGGTACTTGCCGGTGGAGGAGAACATGATGATGGCGACCTCGGCGTCGCAGAGCACGGTGAGCTCCCGCGCCTTCTTCATGATCCCCGTGCGGCGCTTGGAGTAGGTGACCTGCCGGTTGGTCGCGTTCTCGATCCGCTTAATCTCGATCTTGCCGCGCCCCATCTTGTTGGGATTCTCGGCCAGCTTCTCAAGATGCTAGGCtatagctgctgctgctgcaggtcgTTCACGGGAGAGGAGAGCAGAGCTGTGGAGAAGAAATGGGGGGGAGAATGAAGGCAGAGGCAGCCGCGAGTGCGCTGTGATAAGGAGGAGGagttggaggcggaggaggaaggcggaggcggaggcggtgaagGACAAGGCGTGTGTGTGCAATTCGGGGAGGCAAAAGGACGAGCGGTGGAGCTGCGACGTGGACGGgggctgccgaatcggtgaaaaGCCTGGGCCGCCGTGCCCGCCCGTGCCGTGTGACCGCGCGCGCCCGCCCAGCCTCGTGACGCGCGCGCTCGCGCGGCGTGGGTGTAAGcgccggctggccggccggccggcctctcgGCTCGTTCCGATGGATCCACGTGCCATCATCATCGGTCGGTCGCGCGGTTCAGGGACCTTcctgccggctgccgcggcgTGGTGGCTTTTGGCACAACGGTTAGCACGGTTTGGGCTACCGGATCGTCATCGGGCTTTTCTTCCCTTTTCCTTTGCTGGCCTTTGCCGTCTGCTGCCCGGAGGTCTCAATTCTGAACCCTCAAGCTAGCGAGGTTGCCAGTAGGGACACAACGCAGAGCAAAAGGCAATCTCTCATTCTCACAGTTTAGAATTTGTTTTTCCCCCCTTGAAAGCCATACTCATACAATCAAATTTTCTAAAACCATAATCTAGAATCAGATTTTCCAAAATCACGCTCTAGAAACAGTTTTTGGTGCCACAACCTAGAATCAGATTTTCTAAAGTCACAACTGACAATCCAGAATCAGTTTTTCTAAAGCCATGTCTAGAATCAGCTTCTTCAAAGCCACAACTCAAAATCAGCTTTTCTAAAGCCACTCTTTAGAATTGGTTTCTCCGCAACCACACCTTAGGATCACTTTTTCCAAAATCATCCTTTAGAATCGGTTTCTCCGCAACCACATTTTAGAATCAACTTTACCAAAAACCAAAGCTAAAACAAACATACCGCGACTAACTAAAACTAAAATTTGAGACGACTAGTCTCCAGgggttaaaaaaaagaaacttgaGCTGAATAAGATCCTGTTTAACGGTCCATGCCTTTAGATCATTAAGGCATGCAAGATTTAGTGCATCATACACCACTCAACTACTTCACGTGCTCCTCCACAACCCCTGTTTCCAACTTGACTTGACTAACCCTCTGCTCATGTACCGACTCTTATCATCTAAAGAGCCATGTTTCCATGTCATTTTTAAACATGTGAGGGTTAGGGACAAAAGGTTACACTAGCTATctactctcaagtctcaagcaaggtggttctgtACTTCTGTACAGCTTAGGAAGAACTCCCATTGCCCATCAgtcaaacaggaaaaaaaaaagaaaaggagcagCTACAATTAACCACCTGCAGGATGTAGCTCAGTAGCTCACATGACTGGTCATGTCCATCTAATTGCCTTTGGTACCTTCATCTACGGAAAACCATGGTGACCTAACCGTAGGTGAGAATCCAAGTTTTTGCAGGCTTAGAAATGGCTGCCGGCATGCCCTTTACGCGACCTGTAACTCTGTACTAAGCTGTAACCCGTTCTGATCGGACAGGACGAGATGGGCAGATGGCTTCCTGGTTGTTGGTTGGGGGGCATGCAGATGCAGTGCAGCGGCTCGGTCAATCATGCGGCCTGTGAGCAGAAGAGGAAATCCTTCGTGCGAACTTTCCAGTTCCAGGCATGAGTTATTGGTCTCATGGTGCCATTTTTGGATGCTTGGACGTGACGTGTCATTGCACTGACTACAGGAAAGAGGACCAACTtgcttttgtttttatttattcattaGCTTTGTTTGAATTTCCCTTTAACATTTCTTTTGGTTTGCCCTCAATACTCAATGGACAGTGTATAGTGTTGCTCTTTTGCATGACTTTGACATGGTGCGGTTGGGAATGAATTACTTGGGAGGAAATTACAAAGATAGTTTGCTcaattgaactttaaatgtctgcaagcatggtgctttcACGGCACTATGGTACCGGAAactttcaagatttttttttttgtttgggttTTAAGTTCTAGTTTGGCACCTTGACTTGGCCTAGTAGGCCTAACTGTTCTTCTATATATCAACTATATAACTTTCATAagttaattttaatttttaagATAGAGAATTTGTTATGTGTTTTGCTATGTCGTGGCCATGACACGCCTAGGTATTTAAGATAGTTTCTTAGATATTTATCTCCCAAAATTCGGTATATGCTACTAATGCTAGCCAGATTTAACATTTCCTAGCAACATTTTGGTTAGCAAATTGCAATCACAACTGTATTTTGGCCACTAGCTACATGTTGCATGGCGTTCATTCTGGtttttcttttctaataaaGAAATCAAAGAGACAGTGGCAGGATAGATCCCAGATAAAATGAAACACAAGGACAGAGGGAAAAGAAACACGGAGCAGACCATGGAAAGGCCAAAGTCTCAAAGAGCGAGAGGAAGGGGAGACGCTTGTCTCTCCCTCCATCCATCTCCCATGCACTGCCCCGCTTGTTAAGCAACGCGGCTCGTCGACGTCCCACCACTACCGCGCGCtggccccacatgtcatcccCACGCACGACCAACCCCGACGCGCGGGGATCACCCCATGTCCCCAAGATTACGCGTCACTCCGCCAAAAACAAACCCTGATCAACCACTAGCCCAAAGTTCCTCAAGATTAACTTTTCTTTGGTAACAGATCAACCGCGCGCGCGGGGCAGCGCAATCCCATCTGCTCTGCTTGCATGCGGGATCGGTCGTCCATGGCAGGGGGCTCCCGGGGCTCGCGCGCCGGCGggaagcgcggcggcggcgcggcgtcgtcgtcgtcctcggcggcggcgtccgcgtgCGTCTACTACGCCACGACGGCGCTGCTCGTCGCGCTGTGCGTCGCGGGGGCCTACTTTCTCACGTCCACCTCcagcgcgtcgtcgtcgtcggcggcgggggacgGGGACGCGGCGGCCGGCACGGTCACCGCGTACCGCCACACCACGCGGTCGTCGTTCGCGTACGAGGTGACCAGGGAgagggccgcgccggcgccgccgcgcggggcGGGGGCGGACGGCGACGCGTCCGCCGGGAAGCCTCACCGAGGAGGAGTACAAGACGAAGAAAACCTCACCGAGGTGGAGCCCCAGCAGAAGagcgccgtcgcggcggcggccgtgctggACGACCCGCACGCCAAGCCGGACGATCAAGATCAGGAGCGCGGCTCCGACGAGGCGGGCATGGAGGAGGAGCACAGGATctccgcggcggccatggaggacgTGAAGGGCGAGGACGGTGAcaccgtggccggcggcggcgaggcgaacGCAGAGGACGCGGCGAAGGAGCAAGAGGCCGTGCTGGAAGAGAGTCGCGAGCCGCAGCTGGAGATGCCACACGAGCAGGCtcgggccgccgccgtcgaggagaAGAACTTGGACGGCGGCATCGAGGAGGAGAGCAACGCGGGGCAAAggcagagggaggaggagcagagcgcGCTCGACGAgcaggccgccggcgggggcctTCGCCGGGAAGCGCAGGAGGAGCCCCAGATCGACGGCGACGAACGAACGGGGGAGGAGAGCGAGCAGCGTCagccggaggaggagcgcggcaaTGAACATCCGCAGAACGAAGAGCAAGTGCACTCGTCGGTGTCGGACGCAAGCGGCGGCGAGGTTTTCCGTGACCAGAatggggacggcggcgacggcgacaagcCGGCAGTATCCGAGGACGCGGACGGCAATGCCAGCCAGGACGGCCGCAGCGTGGAGGACTCGCTCGTCGGCGAAGCCCGCACGGAGGAGCACAAGGCGTGGGCGACGCAGGCCGACCAGTCCCACCGGGAGAAAGACCGCCGCGACGAGAacgccggcagcagcagcgagaacgacggcggcgaggagcacgaGTGGCGGGTGTGCAACGTGAAGGCCGGCGCGGACTACATCCCGTGCCTGGACAACGAGAAGGCGATCAAGAAGCTCCGGCCGGAGAACTTCCGGCGGTACGAGCACCGGGAGCGGCACTGCCCTGACGAGGGCCCGACATGCCTCGTCCCGCTCCCCGGCGGATACCGCCGGCCCATCGAGTGGCCAAAGAGCCGAGACAGGGTACGCAGGTGGCGGTGAATTCTTCTCACGCTCATTGTTGCATGCCCAGCTTGCACTGCTAACTCGTGTGTCGTGTCATGGCGACGACGTGCACGTGCAGATATGGTACAGCAACGTGCCGCACACGAAGCTGGTGGAGGTGAAGGGTCACCAGAACTGGGTGAAGGTGAGCGGGCAGCACCTCAccttccccggcggcggcacgcagtTCATCCATGGCGCCCTGCACTACATCGATTTCCTTCAGCAGGTAGGTGCTCAGCCAGCAACATTGATGTCGAACGATACGATCAGAGCTCATTCATTATTTGGTTTCATTGAGCTGCAGTCTGTGCGCGGCATCGCGTGGGGGAAGCACACCCGGGTGGTGCTCGACGTCGGCTGCGGCGTGGCGAGCTTCGGCGGCTACCTGTTCGAGCGCGACGTGGCGACCGTGTCGTTCGCGCCCAAGGACGAGCACGAGGCGCAGGTGCAGATGGCGCTCGAGCGCGGGATCCCGGCCATCTCCGCCGTCATGGGCTCCAAGCGCCTGCCGTTCCCCAGCAAGGCATTCGACCTCGTCCACTGCGCGCGGTGCCGCGTGCCATGGCACGCCGACGGTACGCCGTCGCCCCCTCCCACTCCGTTCTGATGAGATCATTGCCGACGATGCGACAACATTGTGTGACTGTGACTACGTGTAGGTGGCGCCCTCCTCCTGGAGCTGAACCGCGTCCTGCGCCCCGGCGGCTTCTTTGTCTGGTCGGCGACGCCGGTGTACCAGAAGCTGCCGGAGGACGTCGAGATCTGGAAAGGCACGTTTGCTCACCATGGACGTCCTTTGGTCGATCAGAGCCAGGCAGCTCATGACTAATGGGAAATTTCTTGCTCGCCTGTATATACAGCGATGACGTCTCTGACGAAATCCATGTGCTGGGAGCTGGCGGCGATCAAGAAGGACCGGCTCAACGGCATCGGCGCCGCCTTCTACCGCAAGCCAACGTCCAATGAGTGCTACGAGGGCaggaggcggcagcagccgccgatgtgcagcgacgacgacgacgccaacGCGGCGTGGTACATCCGCCTCAACTCGTGCATGCACCGCGTGCCGACGGTCCCGTCGGagcgcggcgcgcggtggccCGTCGAGTGGCCGCGGCGGGTGCGGACGCCGCCGTACTGGCTCGACGCCGCGCGGGCCGGGGTGTACGGGAAGCCGGAGCCGGATGACTTCACGGTGGACTACGAGCACTGGCGCCGCGTCGTCGGCAGGTCCTACCTCAACGGCCTGGGCATCGATTGGTCCAGGGTCAGGAACGTCATGGACATGAGAGCCGCATATGGAGGGTAAATAGGAGAAACCCGTCAGCCGTCGCTCCAGCATTTCTTTTTCCATTGCCATTGGTGACGTGCTCTGACCGTGCTGACGGCATGGCTCTCTCTCTCAGGTTCGCAGCTGCGCTCCGGGAGAAGAAGGTGTGGGTGATGAACGTCGTGAACGTGGACGCGCCCGACACGCTGCCGATCATCTTCGAGCGCGGGCTGTTTGGCATCTACCATGACTGGTGCGAGTCCTTCAGCACCTACCCGAGAACCTACGACCTCCTGCACGCCGATCACCTCTTCTCCAAGATCAAAGAGAGGTCAGCCATCACAGCTCAGCTCAGTACACTGCTACTTACTACTCTGTTTCAGCAATTCCTGGTTCAGTCTTGCCAAATTTCTGGCTTGACGATCGTGTGCTTTGTTCAGGTGCGCGGTTCTGCCGGTGGTGGTCGAGGTGGACAGGGTGGTCAGGCCTGGGGGCGGCATCATTGTGCGCGATGaggccggcgccgtcggcgaggtggaGAAGCTCCTGAGGTCGCTTCACTGGCACGTGCGGTTGACATTCTCCAAGAACGACGAAGGGGTGCTCTACGCTGAGAAATCGGATTGGCGGCCGGAGCTGATCGAGGAGCCCTCATAAGATACCCCTTGACCGACCATTTCAGGATGGCAAGCAGTTCGTCTCCAACTCAAAGATAGTTAGGGCTCTTCCTTTCTCCTCTCTTAGGTTTGCAGATGTTACATACGAATAACACGTCCATCAGAAGTGAGTACGGAGTACATGGTTTTGCAATAGCATTGCAGTATGTTCATAATCACTGATAGAGAGTTTAGATTATTATTATAGCAAACCGAATGCTGATGGTAGTTACAGATTCCTACTTGTGTATCTTGGACGCCAAATGATATATAAAATATATGCTGAATTAAACATGTCTTGCATCTGGTAGAGCAGCCCAAACTGCTGCctggaaaaaaaacaacaggTTGATCTGGACATGAGTGCACCAACACAGCAAAATTCAATAGCAACTCCAAGGTATCAGAGACCGTATAATGATGTATGcaagttttttttgaaacttatgTATGCAAGTTTATGGATCAACTGTTACAACAATGAGCTGATCTCAAAAATAGTTCAATCAATAAGTAGTCTTCCAATCTATACTAACACTACTACAAGTTAAGTAGTTCCGATTTTTCATATATTCCATCGTTCCAAAAATTGGTGCCCCAGATATCAAAATTGATGGGGAATTGTCAGGCATTGCTAGCAGCTAGCCCATTTGCTGTagtctgcactctgcagtgCACTCTCTTTTCTGTAAAGCGGTACGCTTCCACCAAGTTCCTTAGCCTCATTACCATGTCATGCAACCATTCGAAGGTGAGTTTGTTCTGCTTATTGAGTTCCTCACCTCTGGATGCACCCTGAACCAGTCCCCCAACGTGTGACTCATTAGGCTTAGAAGCATCATCATGATTACAGTGACATTACAGTGACTCAACGACGAGGAGTGTGGGGACCGCCCCTTGGACGTCCCAACTTAAGCATTACAGTGACATTACCTGGACTAGGATCCGGCACCAGCGTTAGCGGAATGATTATCAAagtaagaagaaaagaaaatagatgGGATTATGCCAGTGTATCTTCAACTTTAAGGAGTAGCAGGCAACAATCAATATGCAGTGGAAAGATGAAAACTTGTCTCCCTAGTAGACTTAGCAAAACAAGCAAGATTGAGTAACTTTGTtagaagtactcagcaagtatctTAACGTTGAAAAGTTAGTGAAATGTAAGGTAAAACAAGGATAGGTTAGGGTTATATGCAGCAGTTTAATTGCATGCAAAATGTGTAACACCGTTGGGGCTTTTTAAGGGAAAGTTGTTTAATTATTATAATGTTATTTTGGTTCTGGAGGGGAAACGAAGCCTCCCTGCCATTTCCCATGTTTTAAAGGCATCGATTGTTAGGATCTTGCTTATCTCAAAAGTATGGTCATCTGCCCCCAATTCTCTACCTTATACAAAAGGTTGTGACTAATCAAAGAGAGCTTTGACCATGTGAGTTCATGACCGAGAACCTCGACTATTCAAATAGATTTAATAACTTTGCAGAGCCTGTATACTTACCCATACGATTGGGTAGCCCATACCAAAGCCTTGGTGGTGCTACCCTACGAGACCCATACCCACTGGCATCCATCTTTGGACGACATCCTCTACCTCCATCCAGGGACAACTCTAGGCCTAAACAGGGGTCATTCCACATCCACTCAGGGACACTATCCCGGGAAAGAAAGATACATCATAACAtggcatacaatgccaccaGGCCCTACGGACCTCAACCAATGACCCGTGCTGGCCAGACCTGGAACtctgcgaaggtcctgctctaGTCCATCCGTTGCCCActgtggtcccttgggatggtttactaACATTTTGGGGTACTCTTGGCCATGTGTACCTAGCATTTTTGCTCTGGTTGAggggctgacaggtggggctaGGTCTGTGGGGTCAGCAAGGCATGTGCTATGGACCGGGATGGTGGACGTGTGAACTAGGGCGAGATGGAGAGGGCAGCTTAGTGGATCGTGTGCACGGGGATGCGGGGTGCTGACTGGGCAGTGACGAGGCTGGTGGTGTGGCGTGTGTGTGAGGCCAACGTGTGGGGCCAGCGCCAGCATGGCCACCACGTGGGTGCCACGTCAGGGCGCCGCTCGGGTTAGGTGCCGGGGTGCGGTGGCGAGGCAGGGGAGCTTGCCGGAGCTCCCCACGCCAGCGGCTATAGGATGGGGTTGAGGGCATGTGCTATGGTTTTTGAGCTCGGGTGGTTACGGCGAGGCAGGTGGGGTAGGTGTTAGAGCGTACTGAGATCCGTGTCGGTCGGGAGGGCTCACCGGAGCTCATGCGGCGGCGTGGCTAGGAGAGGAGTGCGGCTTGGCGGGGGTTCGAGATTGCGATAAGAGTGGGGAAAAATGATCAGGAGGATGAAGCACATGTGTTGGTGCAGTCGATCAAGCCGATGGCCGACCGGGGTGACGCTGGAGGCTCGTCGGAGTTGGGCATTATGGCAGCTagaaggggaggaggggctGGTGAGGGCAGAGAGCTTGAATCGAGACTTGGGAAGCATAACGAGGCTACCTGGGGTGTCTTTGGGGGTAGCGCGGTGGCTGGAGCAGAGCGACGGCGTGTGGTGGCGGTAGGGttgagcggcggcgacgggtgagCGCTTAGCAGCCGGCAAGGTGGCGCTGCAACGCGGGGAAAAAGGTGGCTAGGGGCAGTGCGATGGCCTCGACTTTGACCTGACCCGACTCTAGGAGATAGAGTACGACAGCGGGTGGAGGTGGCGCTGCACCATTTCCTAATTtccggcgagggaggagaggtGGTGGTGTGGAGAGGAGAAGGGGGGGggagctatttatagccccgggGAGAGCCCCGGGGAGGCTCCAGCGGACGAGTTTGAGCTCCTGGATGAGCTCAGCTCGCGGATAAGGACGAGGGTGGGGAGATAAGGTCGAGCGGCTAGCCATGGCGGCAGCGTTTTGGCGCGCTGCCATGGCGTACAGGCACGCGGGTCAGAGAGGTGAAGGAGGGCTCCTGGTGTCAGAGGAGTGGCCGGGGTGGTGGAGGGTAGTGTGGGACATGTGACGCTCTCCTCGGCATCACAGGGGAAGGTCGAGGCAGGCAGATCAGCTCAGCGGCCACCGCAACAGGGTCGGGGCGTCTCGCGTGCGGGTGCAGGTGGTCGAGGTTacgagggagggggagagaatCCTGACAGAGGGAGTGGGCGAGGCGTGGCTGTGGTTGTGTGGCACGCTCATCGCAAAATAGGGAGGCGCATCCGGACGACAGCGGTGTTGAGGGAGAAGGGGGGATGCACGGACGGTGCAAGGcagaagagggagggagggaggtggcgggcTAGGCTAGGCCGGTTGGGCCGCAAGGCTTGCAGGCCTCGGCCTGCTTATGCcgtgtggaggagggagggaaaggTGGAGGTGGACCGGGCCGGCTGGATCGAAGGAGGTGAAAGGGAGGTTGGTGACCCGTTAAGGGTTTATTTGTTTGAAGA
Above is a genomic segment from Setaria viridis chromosome 4, Setaria_viridis_v4.0, whole genome shotgun sequence containing:
- the LOC117851889 gene encoding MADS-box transcription factor 16, which codes for MGRGKIEIKRIENATNRQVTYSKRRTGIMKKARELTVLCDAEVAIIMFSSTGKYHEFCSPGTDIKTIFDRYQQAIGTSLWIEQYENMQRTLSHLKDINRNLRTEIRQRMGEDLDSLEFDELRGLEQNVDTALKEVRHRKYHVITTQTETYKKKVKHSYEAYKNLQQELGMREDPAFGFVDNTGAGGWEGSSVTTLGGGASAADMYAFRVVPSQPNLHGMAYGSHDLRLG
- the LOC117853054 gene encoding probable methyltransferase PMT25; this translates as MRDRSSMAGGSRGSRAGGKRGGGAASSSSSAAASACVYYATTALLVALCVAGAYFLTSTSSASSSSAAGDGDAAAGTVTAYRHTTRSSFAYEVTRERAAPAPPRGAGADGDASAGKPHRGGVQDEENLTEVEPQQKSAVAAAAVLDDPHAKPDDQDQERGSDEAGMEEEHRISAAAMEDVKGEDGDTVAGGGEANAEDAAKEQEAVLEESREPQLEMPHEQARAAAVEEKNLDGGIEEESNAGQRQREEEQSALDEQAAGGGLRREAQEEPQIDGDERTGEESEQRQPEEERGNEHPQNEEQVHSSVSDASGGEVFRDQNGDGGDGDKPAVSEDADGNASQDGRSVEDSLVGEARTEEHKAWATQADQSHREKDRRDENAGSSSENDGGEEHEWRVCNVKAGADYIPCLDNEKAIKKLRPENFRRYEHRERHCPDEGPTCLVPLPGGYRRPIEWPKSRDRIWYSNVPHTKLVEVKGHQNWVKVSGQHLTFPGGGTQFIHGALHYIDFLQQSVRGIAWGKHTRVVLDVGCGVASFGGYLFERDVATVSFAPKDEHEAQVQMALERGIPAISAVMGSKRLPFPSKAFDLVHCARCRVPWHADGGALLLELNRVLRPGGFFVWSATPVYQKLPEDVEIWKAMTSLTKSMCWELAAIKKDRLNGIGAAFYRKPTSNECYEGRRRQQPPMCSDDDDANAAWYIRLNSCMHRVPTVPSERGARWPVEWPRRVRTPPYWLDAARAGVYGKPEPDDFTVDYEHWRRVVGRSYLNGLGIDWSRVRNVMDMRAAYGGFAAALREKKVWVMNVVNVDAPDTLPIIFERGLFGIYHDWCESFSTYPRTYDLLHADHLFSKIKERCAVLPVVVEVDRVVRPGGGIIVRDEAGAVGEVEKLLRSLHWHVRLTFSKNDEGVLYAEKSDWRPELIEEPS